One stretch of Clavibacter californiensis DNA includes these proteins:
- a CDS encoding sortase, with product MPSRRSRLATATAFGLAAAIVAFGGTAPANAEPGDTAEAEGRFLTLTNVPQVIALDGAYTSYGPGDTAAQVEDAPLDVDVLNGLANAQLSAGVTLGSLLDLDQAASAGVLQQYASAGPAGATGAAGAVSDSGAITVGAGGGGQQTVIDLGSTIASIGAQNTLSDLSLRFGAISSTVTSTGTGTPASDYDIASAEAVLTSPLVAQISSRLTTAVNGIAPGIAGSVDVSAATGPLLEGILGENLVTSVLRVGTPTVVATANVNTAAVVNAALAQPLTNADGTVSIDVSAGTITVDLDRIQALNDRPAGTSVLSSELLAGVVDSAITNIFTEVLPNRLVTALRTSTTVNVAVTAPLTTGLLNANAGTLGVDVNLSLDRLLGGTTGTAPTISLARTNLIGLTVNLTTLAPLFDDLVTGLLGSNADTDLLPAIGTALTGVSTGVITALAPAFPVVDQVVRLTVNEQAPDAFIDEDGVDAGSSSVTALRVRLLGNGGPTVDLARSTVRAVPAPVADDVTITTPTPNQVIELPAGQTTVVVPVTGTADPDAEVTLTVGGQTVGPQPVGPGNAYTLTPPALPAGTYTATVTQTIDGQAAGSATVTFTVAPAATGITITTPTAGQVFLTTATDPTVDVPVEGAADVRASVTVSIPGQTAQTELVGTDGRYDVVFADLPVGTYTATATQSIDGVVRGTETVTFTVGAPAVGIAIDSPTDDQEIPSSGTGPNPTADVPVTGSADPRASVTVTIPGRTSQTDTTVTNGRFDVLFPNLPVGTYTATATQTIGGVAVGTDMVTFVVGAPAEDVVIDTPTNGQTFTIPAGGTTTDVIVNGSADPRATVVISLPGRDDVTQVVGDDGRFETTFTGLTAASYDVTVTQSIGGAPAGSDTASFTVQIAGIEQVVIETPEPGDFIPLAAGTTTVVVPVTGTADPAATVTLTVGGTTTGPVEVDDDGGFTLTPPALPAGTYTATVTQTIGGQPVGSDTVTFTIGAPVTITAPTAGQEYTLPTGATGVDVTVSGRADPIGTVTVTITGRTPIEVEVGDDGTYEATFTGVPVGSYTATATQTIGGAAAGSADPVTFTVTAGAADGGTDATAAVDVDGGADAAGADAAGTDAAGTDAAGTDAAGTDAAGTDAAGTDAAGTDAAGTDAAGTDAAGTDAAGTDAAGADAAGTDAAGTDAAGTDAAGTDAAGTDAAGTDAAGTDAAGTDAAGTDAAGTDAAGTDAAGTDAAGTDAAGTDAAGTDAAGTDAAGTDAAGTDAAGTDAAGTDAAGTDAAGTDAAGTDAAGTDAAGTDAAGTDAAGTDAAGTDAAGTDAAGTDAAGTDAAGTDAAGTDAAGTDAAGTDAAGTDAAGTDAAGTDAAGTDAAGTDAAGTDAAGTDAAGTDAAGADAAGTDAAGTDAAGTDAAGTDAAGTDAAGTDAAGTDAAGTDAAGTDAAGTDAAGTDAAGTDAAGTDAAGTDAAGTDAAGTDAAGTDAAGTDAAGTDAAGTDAAGTDAAGTDAAGTDAAGTDAAGTDAAGTDAAGTDAAGTDAAGTDAAGTDAAGTDAAGTDAAGTDAAGTDAAGTDASDAAGTDATDAAGADASDAAGTDAMDAAGADASDAAGTDATDAAGADASDAAGTDATDAAGADASDAAGADASDASDGSTDGSDAPTRATVSLPVIVRGTGVVQEVTAENFTPGETILATVNSTPMPLEPKIADADGRATFTFPVGADFELGAHSVTVTGTESGPADEMLTQFQVVAATVPAGQPGPVLGGGGYGGGILPVTGGDADGLLLLGGIALLMMLTGAGALHRSRSRRV from the coding sequence ATGCCCAGCCGCAGAAGCAGGCTGGCGACCGCGACGGCCTTCGGGCTCGCCGCGGCGATCGTCGCATTCGGGGGCACCGCGCCCGCGAACGCCGAACCGGGGGACACGGCGGAAGCTGAGGGCCGATTCCTGACCCTGACGAACGTCCCGCAGGTGATCGCCCTCGATGGCGCGTACACCTCCTACGGACCCGGCGACACCGCCGCGCAGGTGGAGGACGCGCCCCTGGACGTGGACGTCCTGAACGGGCTCGCGAACGCGCAGCTCTCCGCTGGCGTCACCCTCGGCTCCCTCCTCGACCTGGACCAGGCCGCATCGGCCGGCGTGCTCCAGCAATACGCGTCCGCGGGACCGGCCGGCGCCACGGGCGCGGCAGGAGCCGTCTCGGACAGCGGCGCCATCACGGTCGGCGCCGGCGGCGGCGGACAGCAGACGGTCATCGACCTCGGCTCCACCATCGCCTCGATCGGTGCGCAGAACACCCTCTCCGACCTCTCGCTGCGCTTCGGCGCCATCTCCTCCACCGTCACCTCGACGGGCACGGGGACGCCCGCCTCGGACTACGACATCGCGTCGGCCGAGGCCGTGCTCACGAGCCCGCTCGTCGCGCAGATCAGCTCGCGGCTCACCACGGCCGTGAACGGGATCGCGCCCGGCATCGCCGGATCGGTCGACGTCTCGGCCGCCACGGGGCCGCTCCTCGAGGGCATCCTCGGGGAGAACCTCGTCACGAGCGTCCTGCGGGTCGGCACCCCCACCGTCGTCGCCACGGCGAACGTCAACACGGCAGCCGTGGTGAACGCCGCGCTCGCGCAGCCCCTCACCAACGCCGACGGGACGGTCTCGATCGACGTCTCGGCCGGCACGATCACGGTCGACCTCGACCGGATCCAGGCGCTCAACGACCGCCCGGCCGGCACCTCGGTCCTGTCATCGGAGCTGCTCGCGGGCGTCGTCGACTCCGCGATCACGAACATCTTCACGGAGGTGCTGCCGAACCGCCTGGTGACCGCGCTCCGCACCTCCACCACGGTGAACGTCGCGGTCACCGCGCCGCTCACGACGGGGCTGCTCAATGCCAACGCCGGCACGCTCGGCGTGGACGTCAACCTGTCGCTCGACCGCCTCCTCGGCGGCACGACGGGCACGGCGCCCACGATCAGCCTCGCCCGGACCAACCTGATCGGTCTCACGGTCAACCTGACGACCCTCGCGCCGCTGTTCGACGACCTCGTGACCGGGCTCCTCGGCTCCAACGCCGACACCGACCTGCTGCCGGCCATCGGCACCGCGCTGACCGGCGTCAGCACGGGGGTCATCACCGCGCTCGCCCCGGCCTTCCCGGTCGTCGACCAGGTGGTGCGCCTCACGGTCAACGAGCAGGCGCCGGACGCCTTCATCGACGAGGACGGCGTCGACGCCGGATCCTCGTCGGTGACCGCCCTCCGCGTGCGGCTGCTCGGGAACGGCGGGCCGACCGTCGACCTGGCCCGCTCGACCGTGCGTGCCGTGCCGGCCCCCGTCGCCGACGACGTGACCATCACGACCCCGACGCCGAACCAGGTGATCGAGCTGCCCGCCGGGCAGACGACCGTCGTGGTGCCCGTCACCGGCACCGCCGACCCGGATGCCGAGGTCACGCTGACCGTCGGCGGCCAGACGGTCGGCCCGCAGCCGGTCGGCCCCGGGAACGCCTACACGCTCACGCCCCCCGCCCTCCCGGCGGGCACGTACACGGCCACGGTCACCCAGACGATCGACGGCCAGGCCGCGGGCTCGGCGACGGTGACCTTCACCGTCGCCCCGGCCGCCACCGGCATCACGATCACGACGCCCACCGCTGGCCAGGTCTTCCTGACCACCGCGACGGACCCGACTGTCGACGTGCCCGTCGAGGGCGCAGCGGACGTCCGCGCCTCCGTGACCGTCTCGATCCCCGGCCAGACCGCGCAGACCGAGCTGGTCGGCACGGACGGCCGCTACGACGTGGTCTTCGCCGACCTCCCGGTCGGCACGTACACGGCGACGGCCACCCAGTCGATCGACGGCGTGGTCCGCGGAACCGAGACGGTCACCTTCACGGTGGGCGCCCCGGCAGTGGGGATCGCGATCGACTCGCCCACCGACGACCAGGAGATCCCGAGCAGCGGGACCGGGCCGAACCCGACCGCTGACGTCCCCGTGACCGGATCCGCGGACCCCCGCGCCTCCGTGACGGTGACGATCCCCGGACGGACGTCCCAGACGGACACGACGGTCACGAACGGCCGCTTCGACGTCCTGTTCCCGAACCTGCCCGTGGGCACCTACACGGCCACGGCGACGCAGACGATCGGCGGAGTCGCGGTGGGGACGGACATGGTGACCTTCGTGGTCGGCGCGCCCGCCGAGGACGTGGTCATCGACACGCCGACCAACGGACAGACGTTCACGATCCCCGCGGGCGGCACCACGACCGACGTGATCGTGAACGGCAGCGCGGATCCCCGTGCCACGGTGGTCATCTCCCTCCCGGGACGCGACGACGTCACGCAGGTCGTCGGGGACGACGGCCGCTTCGAGACGACGTTCACCGGCCTGACGGCCGCGTCGTACGACGTGACCGTCACGCAGTCCATCGGCGGCGCGCCCGCCGGCTCGGACACCGCCTCCTTCACCGTCCAGATCGCAGGGATCGAGCAGGTCGTCATCGAGACGCCCGAGCCCGGCGACTTCATCCCGCTGGCCGCCGGCACCACGACGGTCGTCGTCCCGGTGACGGGAACGGCCGACCCGGCCGCGACCGTCACGCTGACCGTCGGCGGCACCACGACGGGCCCCGTGGAGGTGGACGACGACGGTGGCTTCACGCTGACGCCGCCTGCCCTCCCGGCGGGCACCTACACGGCCACCGTCACCCAGACCATCGGCGGGCAGCCGGTGGGATCCGACACCGTGACCTTCACCATCGGCGCTCCGGTGACCATCACGGCGCCGACCGCCGGCCAGGAGTACACGCTGCCCACCGGCGCGACCGGGGTCGACGTGACCGTCTCCGGCCGGGCCGACCCGATCGGGACCGTCACGGTCACGATCACCGGGCGTACGCCCATCGAGGTCGAGGTGGGCGACGACGGCACCTACGAGGCCACCTTCACGGGCGTCCCCGTCGGCTCCTACACCGCCACCGCCACCCAGACGATCGGCGGCGCAGCGGCAGGATCCGCCGACCCTGTGACCTTCACCGTCACCGCCGGCGCTGCTGACGGCGGCACCGACGCAACCGCTGCCGTGGATGTCGACGGCGGCGCGGACGCGGCTGGTGCGGATGCGGCTGGGACGGACGCGGCTGGAACGGATGCGGCTGGGACTGACGCGGCTGGTACGGACGCGGCTGGTACGGACGCGGCTGGTACGGACGCGGCTGGCACTGACGCGGCTGGCACTGACGCGGCTGGTACGGACGCTGCTGGGACAGACGCTGCCGGAACGGATGCGGCTGGAGCGGACGCTGCCGGAACCGACGCGGCTGGAACGGATGCCGCCGGAACTGACGCTGCTGGGACCGACGCTGCCGGGACCGACGCTGCCGGGACTGACGCTGCTGGGACGGACGCTGCCGGGACTGACGCTGCCGGTACGGACGCTGCTGGGACGGACGCGGCTGGGACGGACGCGGCTGGTACGGACGCTGCTGGTACGGACGCTGCCGGAACCGACGCTGCCGGAACCGACGCTGCTGGAACGGACGCTGCCGGTACGGACGCTGCCGGAACCGACGCTGCCGGAACCGACGCTGCTGGGACGGACGCGGCTGGTACGGACGCTGCTGGGACGGACGCTGCCGGAACCGACGCGGCCGGAACCGACGCTGCTGGAACGGACGCTGCCGGTACGGACGCGGCTGGTACGGACGCTGCCGGAACCGACGCTGCCGGGACTGACGCGGCTGGTACGGATGCGGCCGGAACGGACGCTGCCGGAACCGACGCTGCCGGGACTGACGCGGCTGGTACGGATGCGGCTGGTACGGACGCTGCCGGAACCGACGCTGCCGGAACCGACGCTGCTGGAACTGACGCTGCCGGGACTGACGCTGCCGGAACCGACGCTGCTGGAACTGACGCGGCTGGTACGGATGCGGCTGGTACGGATGCTGCCGGTGCGGACGCGGCTGGTACGGACGCTGCCGGGACTGACGCGGCTGGTACGGACGCTGCCGGGACTGACGCGGCTGGTACGGACGCTGCCGGGACTGACGCGGCTGGTACGGACGCTGCCGGTACGGACGCTGCCGGAACCGACGCTGCCGGAACCGACGCTGCTGGAACTGACGCTGCCGGGACTGACGCTGCCGGAACCGACGCTGCCGGAACTGACGCGGCTGGTACGGATGCGGCTGGTACGGATGCGGCTGGTACGGATGCTGCCGGGACTGACGCGGCTGGTACGGACGCTGCTGGTACGGACGCTGCTGGTACGGACGCTGCTGGTACGGACGCTGCTGGTACGGACGCTGCTGGTACGGACGCTGCTGGTACGGACGCTGCTGGTACGGACGCTGCTGGTACGGACGCGGCTGGTACGGACGCGGCTGGTACGGATGCTGCCGGGACTGACGCGGCCGGGACGGACGCTGCTGGAACTGACGCGGCTGGTACGGACGCTGCCGGAACGGACGCTGCCGGGACTGACGCTTCGGATGCTGCTGGAACGGATGCGACGGATGCTGCTGGGGCTGACGCTTCGGACGCTGCCGGTACGGATGCGATGGATGCTGCTGGGGCTGACGCTTCGGACGCGGCCGGTACGGATGCGACGGATGCTGCTGGGGCTGACGCTTCGGACGCTGCCGGTACGGATGCGACGGATGCTGCTGGGGCTGACGCCTCCGACGCGGCCGGCGCCGATGCCAGCGACGCCAGCGATGGATCCACGGACGGCTCGGACGCTCCCACCCGGGCGACCGTCTCCCTTCCGGTGATCGTCCGCGGGACGGGCGTCGTCCAGGAGGTGACCGCCGAGAACTTCACTCCTGGCGAGACGATCCTGGCGACGGTCAACTCCACGCCGATGCCGCTGGAGCCGAAGATCGCGGACGCGGACGGGCGGGCGACCTTCACCTTCCCGGTCGGTGCCGACTTCGAGCTCGGAGCGCACTCGGTCACGGTGACGGGTACGGAATCCGGCCCGGCCGACGAGATGCTCACGCAGTTCCAGGTGGTCGCCGCGACGGTCCCGGCCGGCCAGCCGGGCCCGGTGCTCGGCGGAGGCGGTTACGGCGGCGGGATCCTCCCGGTGACGGGCGGCGACGCCGACGGGCTGCTGCTGCTCGGCGGGATCGCGCTCCTGATGATGCTGACCGGCGCCGGTGCCCTGCACCGCAGCCGCAGCCGTCGGGTGTGA
- a CDS encoding DUF5819 family protein → MTDTKHEHDAEADLEEATASPQQPDPEDPADPADPADPADEHPDDHETGAPGDAPSSPTGTTRPSTPPGLTRGARIGTAVAAAAIAIYVATSILMVVPQGDATRALTAAARPYFSQQWNVFAPSIQKTNRHLEMQAQWRDASGTLVKSDWADITGVEYAAGEGTLQGSRTVKQSANLLKTYTERFQTLTPEQKAIVQDTFIRRADTDSGFAAKSDTSLIEQLTALDEGSQGRVIRLLRADYVMKEFTTYWATAWFGRDIERVRWRVVTDRPNDFAHRDDATQQFSQNVLPFGWREADDIIDPQALSVYQGVMERYGR, encoded by the coding sequence ATGACCGACACGAAGCACGAGCACGACGCGGAGGCGGATCTCGAGGAGGCCACCGCCTCCCCGCAGCAGCCGGATCCCGAGGATCCCGCGGACCCCGCGGATCCCGCGGATCCCGCGGACGAGCATCCCGACGACCACGAGACCGGCGCCCCGGGCGACGCGCCGTCGTCCCCCACGGGCACGACGCGCCCGTCCACGCCCCCCGGCCTCACCCGCGGCGCGCGCATCGGGACGGCCGTCGCCGCCGCCGCCATCGCGATCTACGTCGCCACCTCGATCCTCATGGTGGTGCCGCAGGGCGACGCCACCCGCGCGCTCACGGCCGCCGCGCGCCCCTACTTCAGCCAGCAGTGGAACGTGTTCGCCCCCTCCATCCAGAAGACCAACCGCCACCTCGAGATGCAGGCGCAGTGGCGGGACGCGTCCGGGACCCTGGTCAAGAGCGACTGGGCCGACATCACCGGCGTCGAGTACGCCGCGGGGGAGGGGACGCTGCAAGGATCCCGCACGGTGAAGCAGAGCGCCAACCTGCTCAAGACGTACACCGAGCGGTTCCAGACCCTCACGCCGGAGCAGAAGGCCATCGTGCAGGACACCTTCATCCGCCGCGCGGACACCGACTCGGGCTTCGCCGCGAAGTCGGACACGTCCCTCATCGAGCAGCTCACCGCGCTGGACGAGGGCAGCCAGGGCCGCGTGATCCGGCTGCTCCGAGCGGACTACGTGATGAAGGAGTTCACGACCTACTGGGCGACCGCCTGGTTCGGCCGCGACATCGAGCGCGTGCGCTGGCGGGTCGTGACCGACAGGCCCAACGACTTCGCGCACCGGGACGACGCCACGCAGCAGTTCAGCCAGAACGTGCTCCCGTTCGGATGGCGGGAGGCGGACGACATCATCGATCCGCAGGCGCTCAGCGTCTACCAGGGAGTCATGGAGAGGTACGGACGATGA
- a CDS encoding HTTM domain-containing protein — MSADQHEPDRSTAESTPAGRASTTASAKKPAKATTATTSTKPKAPAAGSWTGRHHPRNASSRPRGAVARRASGVRAARLRQMLQDRELLTALRDPRGWPRGIATWMTEREHATYSFAAFRITIGAVILMVLVTCFSDRHYLWGVGARFIDPESTRRGWLPLFTGLFSKTDATLFDLAYLLLVVLAALFTLGWRTRIVTPFLLVFWVGLSTNSTLLTNGGDTVLRLVLFFALFADLSRHFSMDAARRRRAAVTPAVGTAGRAPVGLVQVARAQIDRIPRLVPVLLHNTALVLCAYQIMLVYVNSALLKLQGAEWRDGTATYYSLILDGYRPWPWLNDLLVQSSLGIVVASFVAVTFQGLFPLLILWRPTRIVALVAITGMHLMIGLLLGLWPFSLAMIALDFLFIRDATWREGRALIGRWSEDRPDRIRAAHARRSSPAPAAEVPAEA, encoded by the coding sequence ATGAGCGCGGATCAGCACGAGCCCGACCGGTCGACGGCCGAGAGCACCCCGGCGGGGCGCGCGAGCACGACCGCCTCCGCGAAGAAGCCGGCGAAGGCGACCACCGCGACGACGTCCACGAAGCCGAAGGCGCCGGCCGCGGGATCCTGGACCGGTCGCCACCATCCCCGCAACGCGTCGTCACGACCCCGCGGTGCCGTCGCGCGCCGGGCGTCCGGCGTCCGCGCCGCCCGCCTCCGGCAGATGCTCCAGGACCGCGAGCTCCTGACCGCGCTCCGCGACCCGCGAGGCTGGCCGCGCGGCATCGCGACGTGGATGACGGAGCGCGAGCACGCGACGTACAGCTTCGCGGCCTTCCGCATCACGATCGGCGCCGTGATCCTCATGGTGCTCGTGACGTGCTTCAGCGACCGCCACTACCTCTGGGGCGTCGGCGCCCGCTTCATCGACCCGGAGTCCACGCGCCGCGGGTGGCTGCCCCTGTTCACGGGCCTGTTCTCCAAGACCGACGCGACGCTCTTCGACCTGGCCTACCTGCTCCTCGTGGTGCTGGCCGCCCTCTTCACGCTCGGCTGGCGCACGCGCATCGTGACGCCGTTCCTCCTGGTCTTCTGGGTCGGCCTGTCCACGAACAGCACGCTGCTCACGAACGGGGGCGACACCGTCCTGCGGCTCGTGCTGTTCTTCGCGCTCTTCGCCGACCTCTCGCGGCACTTCTCCATGGACGCCGCACGGCGTAGGCGGGCGGCGGTCACGCCGGCTGTCGGGACCGCGGGCCGGGCTCCGGTCGGCCTCGTGCAGGTCGCCCGTGCGCAGATCGACCGCATCCCGCGGCTGGTCCCCGTGCTCCTGCACAACACCGCGCTGGTGCTCTGCGCCTACCAGATCATGCTCGTCTACGTGAACTCGGCCCTCCTCAAGCTGCAGGGCGCGGAGTGGCGCGACGGGACCGCGACCTACTACTCGCTCATCCTCGACGGCTACCGCCCCTGGCCGTGGCTGAACGACCTCCTCGTGCAGTCGAGCCTCGGCATCGTGGTCGCGAGCTTCGTCGCCGTGACCTTCCAGGGCCTCTTCCCGCTCCTCATCCTGTGGCGTCCGACGCGGATCGTCGCGCTCGTCGCCATCACCGGCATGCACCTGATGATCGGGCTCCTGCTCGGACTCTGGCCGTTCTCGCTCGCGATGATCGCGCTCGACTTCCTCTTCATCCGGGACGCGACCTGGCGCGAGGGGCGGGCGCTGATCGGGCGCTGGAGCGAGGACAGGCCGGACCGGATCCGGGCGGCGCACGCGCGTCGCTCCTCCCCAGCACCGGCAGCGGAGGTGCCGGCCGAGGCGTGA
- a CDS encoding DNA polymerase III subunit gamma and tau yields the protein MVTALYRRYRPENFAELIGQTQVTDPLRTALRTNRVNHAYLFSGPRGCGKTTSARILARCLNCAEGPTDTPCGVCPSCVELSRDGSGSLDVVEIDAASHNGVDDARDIRERAVFAPARDRYKIFILDEAHMVTPQGFNALLKIVEEPPEHVKFIFATTEPDKVIGTIRSRTHHYPFRLVPPSQMLDYVEHLSREESVQVAPGVLPLVVRAGGGSVRDTLSLLDQLIAGSEDESVEYERAVALLGYTHAALLDEVIDAVARHDAAAAFAGVDRVIQTGQDPRRFVEDLLERLRDLIIVGATSAEGAAAVLRGTPEDELERMRAQAVAFGAVELSRAADVVNAALTEMTGATSPRLHLELLVARVLVPASDDTHRGALARVERLERRVGVADAGADPAPAAVAPVTTPAAAPAAAPAPVATPAPVATPAPVATPAPVAAADPAPKTKPTETGTSASAASAPEEPSTSSSGTSAPSAEVPPATASAASAASAAPVGPVTFEQLRDSWPSVVEAVEKAKRSAWLVAVTATPRALAGDVLTLSFVSANDAERFKERGAPGQGVSDILRTAILDVLGIRVKFIARVEPHGGTGAPTGTPAPTGGGSASTAPEASRPAASPGTSNGTRSKGGSATATSAPTSPSASTAASSPAVTAPAAKAPPAKTTPAGGGWATVAIPTSDPGVSEARSVRPPASRPELSAPAAPAVPPTAPAAAPRAAAPSAPARGSSVVPDAHVPDFEEPEPDEFGPAEPGWATGGASPDSAPPVARSVPAQQQPAAAAVSGSAPRPDTPAAAPAASASAAPQRYGESVVRELLQATFIEEKPVERKARPTIRPTGQD from the coding sequence GTGGTCACCGCCCTGTATCGCCGTTACCGGCCAGAGAACTTCGCCGAGCTCATCGGCCAGACGCAGGTGACGGATCCGCTGCGCACCGCCCTCCGCACCAACCGCGTCAACCACGCGTACCTGTTCAGCGGCCCGCGCGGATGCGGCAAGACCACGTCGGCCCGCATCCTCGCGCGCTGCCTCAACTGCGCCGAGGGCCCCACCGACACCCCGTGCGGCGTCTGCCCCAGCTGCGTCGAGCTCAGCCGGGACGGCAGCGGATCCCTCGACGTGGTCGAGATCGACGCCGCGAGCCACAACGGCGTCGACGACGCGCGCGACATCCGCGAGCGCGCGGTGTTCGCCCCGGCGCGCGACCGCTACAAGATCTTCATCCTCGACGAGGCGCACATGGTCACGCCGCAGGGCTTCAACGCGCTGCTGAAGATCGTGGAGGAGCCGCCGGAGCACGTGAAGTTCATCTTCGCCACCACCGAGCCCGACAAGGTCATCGGCACCATCCGCTCCCGCACGCACCACTACCCGTTCCGGCTCGTGCCGCCCTCGCAGATGCTCGACTACGTGGAGCACCTGTCCCGCGAGGAGAGCGTGCAGGTGGCGCCCGGCGTGCTGCCGCTCGTGGTCCGTGCCGGCGGCGGATCGGTGCGCGACACCCTCTCCCTGCTCGACCAGCTCATCGCCGGGTCGGAGGACGAGAGCGTGGAGTACGAGCGCGCCGTCGCCCTCCTCGGCTACACGCACGCGGCGCTGCTCGACGAGGTCATCGACGCGGTCGCCCGGCACGACGCGGCCGCGGCGTTCGCAGGGGTGGACCGGGTCATCCAGACCGGCCAGGATCCGCGCCGCTTCGTGGAGGACCTGCTCGAGCGGCTGCGCGACCTCATCATCGTGGGCGCCACATCCGCCGAGGGCGCCGCCGCCGTGCTGCGCGGCACCCCGGAGGACGAGCTCGAGCGCATGCGCGCGCAGGCCGTCGCCTTCGGCGCCGTCGAGCTGTCGCGCGCCGCCGACGTGGTCAACGCCGCCCTCACCGAGATGACCGGCGCGACCTCGCCGCGCCTCCACCTCGAGCTCCTGGTCGCGCGCGTGCTCGTGCCCGCGAGCGACGACACGCACCGCGGCGCCCTCGCGCGGGTCGAGCGCCTCGAGCGCCGGGTCGGCGTGGCCGACGCGGGGGCGGATCCGGCGCCCGCCGCGGTCGCGCCCGTCACGACGCCCGCTGCCGCGCCCGCAGCGGCTCCCGCGCCTGTCGCCACGCCTGCTCCCGTCGCCACGCCTGCTCCCGTCGCCACGCCCGCACCGGTCGCGGCTGCGGATCCGGCCCCCAAGACGAAGCCCACGGAGACCGGCACGTCGGCATCGGCCGCATCCGCTCCCGAGGAGCCCTCCACGTCCTCGTCCGGCACGAGCGCGCCGTCGGCGGAGGTGCCGCCGGCGACCGCATCCGCCGCATCCGCCGCATCCGCCGCGCCCGTCGGCCCCGTCACCTTCGAGCAGCTGCGCGACTCCTGGCCGTCGGTCGTCGAGGCGGTCGAGAAGGCCAAGCGCAGCGCCTGGCTCGTCGCCGTCACGGCTACGCCGCGCGCCCTCGCGGGCGACGTGCTCACGCTGTCCTTCGTCAGCGCGAACGACGCGGAGAGGTTCAAGGAGCGCGGCGCTCCCGGCCAGGGCGTCAGCGACATCCTGCGCACCGCCATCCTCGACGTGCTCGGCATCCGCGTGAAGTTCATCGCCCGCGTCGAGCCGCACGGGGGCACCGGGGCTCCCACCGGCACGCCCGCTCCCACCGGCGGCGGATCCGCGTCGACCGCGCCCGAGGCCTCCCGACCGGCGGCGTCCCCCGGCACGTCGAACGGCACGCGATCGAAGGGCGGGAGCGCCACCGCGACGTCCGCTCCGACCAGCCCGTCGGCGTCGACCGCGGCGTCGTCACCCGCGGTGACGGCCCCAGCGGCGAAGGCACCGCCCGCGAAGACCACCCCCGCAGGCGGCGGCTGGGCCACCGTGGCCATCCCCACCTCCGATCCCGGCGTATCAGAGGCCCGGTCCGTCCGGCCGCCCGCCTCCCGCCCCGAGCTGTCCGCTCCCGCGGCCCCCGCGGTCCCGCCGACGGCACCGGCCGCCGCACCGCGAGCCGCGGCCCCGAGCGCGCCCGCCCGCGGATCGTCGGTCGTGCCCGACGCGCACGTCCCCGACTTCGAGGAGCCCGAGCCCGACGAGTTCGGCCCCGCCGAGCCCGGCTGGGCCACCGGCGGTGCCTCTCCGGACTCGGCCCCGCCCGTGGCCCGATCCGTCCCCGCGCAGCAGCAGCCCGCCGCCGCCGCCGTCTCCGGATCCGCTCCACGGCCGGACACGCCCGCCGCCGCCCCGGCCGCGTCTGCGTCCGCGGCGCCCCAGCGCTACGGCGAGTCGGTCGTCCGCGAGCTCCTCCAGGCGACCTTCATCGAGGAGAAGCCCGTCGAGCGCAAGGCCCGCCCCACCATCCGCCCCACAGGTCAGGACTAG
- the recR gene encoding recombination mediator RecR: protein MYEGIVQELIDELGRLPGIGPKSAQRIAFHILQTETFDVSRLAEVLTVVRDKVRFCAICGNVSEEETCGICRDPRRSPATICVVEEAKDVVAIERTREFRGLYHVLGGAISPIDGIGPDDLRIRQLMQRLADATVTEVIIATDPNLEGEATATYLSRLLSTFDIRVTRLASGLPVGGDLEYADEVTLGRAFEGRRLVGE from the coding sequence ATGTACGAGGGAATCGTCCAGGAGCTCATCGACGAGCTCGGCCGTCTGCCGGGCATCGGCCCGAAGTCCGCCCAGCGCATCGCGTTCCACATCCTGCAGACCGAGACGTTCGACGTCTCGCGCCTGGCCGAGGTGCTCACGGTGGTCCGCGACAAGGTGCGCTTCTGCGCCATCTGCGGCAACGTCAGCGAGGAGGAGACCTGCGGCATCTGCCGGGATCCCCGCCGCAGCCCCGCCACCATCTGCGTGGTCGAGGAGGCGAAGGACGTCGTCGCCATCGAGCGCACGCGCGAGTTCCGCGGGCTCTACCATGTGCTGGGCGGGGCCATCAGCCCCATCGACGGCATCGGGCCGGACGACCTCCGCATCCGACAGCTCATGCAGCGCCTCGCCGACGCCACGGTCACCGAGGTCATCATCGCCACGGATCCGAACCTGGAGGGCGAGGCGACCGCCACCTACCTCTCGCGGCTGCTCTCCACCTTCGACATCCGCGTCACGCGCCTCGCCTCGGGCCTCCCCGTCGGCGGCGACCTCGAGTACGCCGACGAGGTCACCCTCGGCCGGGCCTTCGAGGGCCGGCGCCTCGTGGGGGAGTGA